The DNA segment AGCAAAGCCATGTGGCCGAGGACATCAATCAGCAGATAACCCGCATCGCGCACTTGTGCGACCAGAGTGCGGGGCAGGCCAAGCAGGGGGCTGAAATCAGCCAGGACCTTGAGCGCATGGCCGAGTACCTGCACAGCCTGGCTGAACGTTTCAACCGATAGCGCGTGATCGTCTCTCCCACAGGGATGTGGGCTTTTTTTCGGGTGGCTGTGGCAAAATTGCCTGAGCCAGGAGAACCCGATGTCCAGACCCCGCTGCGAGCGCTGCCTGCGTGCGCAAGATCATTGTCTTTGCCCGTTGATTCCCCATCTTCAGAGCCGTACTCGCGTGGTGGTGTTGCAGCACCCGAGTGAGCGTTTGCATGCCCTCAATACCGCCCGTTTGGCAACCCTGGGGTTAGTCAATGCCGAGTTGCGGGTGGGCGAAGTGTTTGCCGATCTTGATCAGTTATTGGCGACGCCCGGGTATCGGCCGGTGCTGTTGTTTCCGGGAGAGCAGGCACAGGCCTTGGTGGGGTATGCGCAGGAGGGATGTGAATTGCCCTTTATGCTGATTGTGCCGGATGGGACGTGGCGTAAGGCGCGTAAGCTTTTGTACCTCAATCCGTTGTTAGGGGAATTGCCGCGGGTGACGCTGGGGCAGGTTTTGCCTTCGCGGTATCGTTTGCGCAAGGCGCCCGAGGCAGGGGCTCTGTCTACGTTGGAGGCGGTGGTACAGGGGCTGAATGTGTTGGAGGCCCCAGGGTGTTTTGATCAGTTGTTGCGGCCGTTTGAGGCGTTGATCGAGGGGCAGATCAGGGCTATGGGGCGGGAGACGTTTGAGCGTAATCATGGGGGACGGTGAGGTTCTGGGTTTCTGGAATTTCTGATTTTTGGCTTCGCACCCCTCTTTCCGGCTGGCGGTGAAACCCGTGGGAGCGGGCTTGCCCCGCGATGGCGTCCGACTATCCAACACACCACTATCGGCAGATAAAGCCAACCCAGGCGCCGTCACTCACGTCGCGACTTCAGAGCCTTTCAACGCTCCCTCATAGCCTCAGTCCGCGCCTTGAGCACCGGCTTCAACAGATAATCCAGCACACTCTTCTGCCCAGTGATGATGTCCACCGTCGCCACCATCCCGGGGATGATCAGCAACGGCTTGTCGTCCCCGCCCAGGTGATTCTTGTCCGTACGCACCTGGATCAGATAAAACGCATTGCCCTTGTCATCGGTAACCGTGTCCGCCCCAATCAGCTCAAGCTTGGCCTTCAGACCGCCATAGATGGTGTAGTCATAGGCACTGAACTTGACCATCGCCGTCTGCCCCGGATGTAGGAACGCGACATCCTGCGGGCGCACCTTGGCTTCGATCAGCAGGTTATCCTCGATCGGCACGATCTCCACCAGATCGCTGCCCGGCTGCACCACGCCACCAATGGTATTGACCTTCAGGAGCTTGACGATCCCGCGTACCGGCGACACCACCGTTGTGCGGTTGACCCGGTCATCGATGGCGATGCTGGTCGCGGCAATCTTCGACAGCTCCGTGCGTTTATCGTTGAGCTCCTTGGCCGCCTCGGAGCGGAAGGTCGCATCCGACTCTTGGATCTTGCTCTTGATCTCCGCCACCGCCGCCTCGGCACGTGGGATGGCCAAGCTGGTGGCATTGAGCTGGCCGCGGGCTTCGACGGTGCGCTGTTTCAGGCGCAGGATTTCCACCGGGGAAATCGCCCCAGTGCCCACCAGCGGCGAGGACATGTTCAGCTCCTGCTGGAGCAAGCCCAGGGCAGAGCGGTACTGGTCGACCTTGGAGCGGAACTCGGCAAGCTCCTGGGTCTTCTGCCGCAGTTGCTCATTGAGCGTCTGCTTCTCGCTGGCCAGGCGCCGCTGGCGCGATTGATACAAGGCGGTTTCATCCTCGGCGACTTGTGGCGCTTTGGCGCGCACTTCGTCCGACAGCTCGAACGGGCGGCCTTCAGCCTCCGCCGACAAGCGCTCGACCTGCGCCGTCAATGCATAGCGATCGGCCTCGCTTTCACCCTTGTTGGAGCGAAAACGGGTGTCGTCCAGGCGCAGCAGCGTCGCGCCTTTATCGACCATCTGGCCCTCGCGGACGAAGATCTCGGTGACGATGCCGCCTTCCAGGTTCTGGATCACCTGCACCTTGCTCGAGGGAATGGCCTTGCCTTCGCCGACTGTGACCTCATCGAGCACGGCGAAGCTGGCCCAGGTCAGCGCCACCAATAGCAGCGCGGCGGCCAGCCATACGGTCAGGCGTGACAGGCGCGGCGCGTCCTGCAAGGTGGCGCCGGCAAGCTCCGGCATATAGTCGCGCTCGGCGCTCTTGCCGGTGCCCTGCAAATAACTGCGCATGATGGACATGGACCTACTCCTCGAAGACGTCTACAGGGCCGCGCCGATACGACCTTTGCGCAGTGCGTCGATGACCGCATCCTTCGGTCCGTCGGCGACGATCTTGCCGTTGTCCAACACCAGTAGCCGGTCCACCAGGCTGAGCATCGAGGTGCGGTGGGTGACCAGCAGCACGGTTTTGCCCGGCACCCATTGCAGCAGGCGCTGGCGCAGTTGCTCTTCGCCGCTGTTGTCCATGTGGCTGGTCGGCTCGTCGAGGATCAGGATCGGCGGCTCCAGCAGCAGAGCCCTGGCCAGCAGGACGGCCTGGCGTTGGCCGCCAGAGAGCAGTTGGCCGCGCTCACCCACTGGCCGGTCGAACCCTTGCGGGTGTTGCCGGGCCAGTTCGCTGACGCCCGTCAGCTCGGCGACCTCCAGCATGCGCGCGTCGCTGACATGCCGCGCGCCGAGGGTCAGGTTATCGCGCAGGCTGCCAGCCAGCAGCGGCAGGTCGTGGGCGACATAGCCAATCTGGCTGCGCAGGTCGGCGATGTCCAGCTGACGCAGGTCGAGGTTGTCCAGTAATACCTGGCCTTCGTCCGGGTGATGAAAGCCCATCAACAATCGCCCCAGGGTGCTCTTGCCCGAGCCGCTGCGGCCGATGATGCCGATGCGCTCGCCCGGTTGCACGGTCAGGTTGACGTCGTTGAGGGCGGCGGCGGTTTGCCCGGGGTAGCGGAAGGTCACATGGCTGACGCCGATGCCGCCCTGGAGCGTGGTGTGTTCCAACGCCTGCTGGTCCAGCTGGCGTTCCTGCGGCAGGGCCATCAGCGCGTCGGTGCTGCGCATGGTCAGCTGGGCTTGCTGATAGCGAGTGATCAGCCCGGCGATCTGCCCCAGCGGCGCCAACACCCGGCTGCCGAGCATATAGCTGGCGACCAGGGCGCCGACGCTGAGATTGCCGGCAATGATGCTGTAGACCCCCGCGACGATGGTCGCCATGCCGCAGAACTGCTGGATGAACAGGGTGCCGTTACTGGCCAGCGAAGACAGGTTGCGCGCGTGTGCATCAAGCCGGGCGATGGCGCCGTTGGTGTGCTCCCAGTGATACTGGCGCTCGCTCTCGGCGCCGCAGGCCTTGAGGGTTTCCAGGCCGCCGAGGGTCTCGATCAGCAGGGCCTGGCGTACCGCGCCCAGGCTCAGGCTTTTCTCCACCGTGTCGCGCAGGCGGATCTGGATGAACAGGGCAAAGCCCACTGCCAGCGGAAACGCCACCAACGGAATCACCACCAGCCAGCCACCGAGCAGGCCGATCACCACCAGCATCAACGCCACGAACGGCAGGTCGATGATGCTGGTCAGGGTCACCGCCGTGAGGAATTCACGCAGGCCCTGGAAGTCGTGAATGCTCTGGGCAAAGCCGCCGATGGTCGCTGGGCGGGCTTTCATCGACATGCCGGTGATGCGTTCGAACAGGGTGGCGGAGAGGATTAGGTCGGTCTTCTTGCCGGCCTGGTCGAGCAGGTGGGCGCGGACCATGCGCAGGACCATTTCAAATGCGGTGCCGATGAACAAGCCGGCGACCAGCACCCAGAGGGTCGAGATAGCCTGGTTGGGCACCACCCGATCGTACGTCTGCATGACGAACAGCGGCACCATCAGGCCCAGCAGGTTGATCAGCAGGCTGGCTAGCAACGCATCACTGTACAACCAGCGCGAATGGCGCAAGGTATCGCGGAACCAGGCATCGACTCTTGGCATCAGCGGCGTGCGCAGGTTTTCCAAGGTATGCCGCGGCCGGGCAAACAGGGCCTGGCCGCAGTAGGCCTGCTCCAGCACCTGGCGCTCGACCCATTGCTCGCCGCCTTCAGCTTCACAGGGCAGGATCAGCGCTCGGCCATCCTCGCCCCAGCGCTGCAGCACAGCGCTGCGGCCATCGTTGAGCAACAGCAGGACGGGCAAGTTCAGCGCCGAGATCGCCGACAGTTCGCGCGTCAGCACGCGCGCCTGCAAGCCGGCGCGGGCGGCGGCCCGTGGTAGCAGCTCCTGGCCCAGGCGCTGCTCGGCCAGGGGCAGGCCGCTGCACAGGCTGGCGCGGCTGGCCGGGCAGCCATGCAGTTTGCACAGGATCAGCAGGCCATCGAGCAACGGATCATCGACGTCCAGACGCGGCTGGGGTGTTTGCATACTGGTCACGATGGCCTACT comes from the Pseudomonas urmiensis genome and includes:
- a CDS encoding tRNA-uridine aminocarboxypropyltransferase, coding for MSRPRCERCLRAQDHCLCPLIPHLQSRTRVVVLQHPSERLHALNTARLATLGLVNAELRVGEVFADLDQLLATPGYRPVLLFPGEQAQALVGYAQEGCELPFMLIVPDGTWRKARKLLYLNPLLGELPRVTLGQVLPSRYRLRKAPEAGALSTLEAVVQGLNVLEAPGCFDQLLRPFEALIEGQIRAMGRETFERNHGGR
- a CDS encoding HlyD family type I secretion periplasmic adaptor subunit, with amino-acid sequence MSIMRSYLQGTGKSAERDYMPELAGATLQDAPRLSRLTVWLAAALLLVALTWASFAVLDEVTVGEGKAIPSSKVQVIQNLEGGIVTEIFVREGQMVDKGATLLRLDDTRFRSNKGESEADRYALTAQVERLSAEAEGRPFELSDEVRAKAPQVAEDETALYQSRQRRLASEKQTLNEQLRQKTQELAEFRSKVDQYRSALGLLQQELNMSSPLVGTGAISPVEILRLKQRTVEARGQLNATSLAIPRAEAAVAEIKSKIQESDATFRSEAAKELNDKRTELSKIAATSIAIDDRVNRTTVVSPVRGIVKLLKVNTIGGVVQPGSDLVEIVPIEDNLLIEAKVRPQDVAFLHPGQTAMVKFSAYDYTIYGGLKAKLELIGADTVTDDKGNAFYLIQVRTDKNHLGGDDKPLLIIPGMVATVDIITGQKSVLDYLLKPVLKARTEAMRER
- a CDS encoding type I secretion system permease/ATPase, with translation MQTPQPRLDVDDPLLDGLLILCKLHGCPASRASLCSGLPLAEQRLGQELLPRAAARAGLQARVLTRELSAISALNLPVLLLLNDGRSAVLQRWGEDGRALILPCEAEGGEQWVERQVLEQAYCGQALFARPRHTLENLRTPLMPRVDAWFRDTLRHSRWLYSDALLASLLINLLGLMVPLFVMQTYDRVVPNQAISTLWVLVAGLFIGTAFEMVLRMVRAHLLDQAGKKTDLILSATLFERITGMSMKARPATIGGFAQSIHDFQGLREFLTAVTLTSIIDLPFVALMLVVIGLLGGWLVVIPLVAFPLAVGFALFIQIRLRDTVEKSLSLGAVRQALLIETLGGLETLKACGAESERQYHWEHTNGAIARLDAHARNLSSLASNGTLFIQQFCGMATIVAGVYSIIAGNLSVGALVASYMLGSRVLAPLGQIAGLITRYQQAQLTMRSTDALMALPQERQLDQQALEHTTLQGGIGVSHVTFRYPGQTAAALNDVNLTVQPGERIGIIGRSGSGKSTLGRLLMGFHHPDEGQVLLDNLDLRQLDIADLRSQIGYVAHDLPLLAGSLRDNLTLGARHVSDARMLEVAELTGVSELARQHPQGFDRPVGERGQLLSGGQRQAVLLARALLLEPPILILDEPTSHMDNSGEEQLRQRLLQWVPGKTVLLVTHRTSMLSLVDRLLVLDNGKIVADGPKDAVIDALRKGRIGAAL